The segment AGTTTAAGGACCTACTGCCTTCAGTCATTCTGCATGCTTGCACAAACAATCCCAAAGACCCTCGCGCATTCTTAAGAAACCTGATCAAAGCGCAAGCTGAGATATCGAAAGAACCTGAGTTTAAGGACCTACTGCCTTCAGCCATTCTGCATGCTTGCACAAGTAATCCCAAAGATCCCCGCACATTCTTGAGAAACCTGATCAAGACGCAAGATGGTGCTGTCGCGCGGCAGAATTTTGCATCAAGCCCGGGAGAGACGGACGCTGTTGGCCATTTGCGTAAAGCGGGACCTGATGAAACACCGGAACGGGGCGACCTGGAGCCGGGTGGGCCCAGCCGCCGTTTTCTGAAACAACCCCAACAACCTAAGAACGATGAGGTGGCACCAAAAGGACCATCCCCGGAAGCACACACAATTAAAAAGACCGTTTATGGGAAAACATATGAGTTGCCGAAAAGAGTATATGACAATGTACGCCTGGCACGGACTGAAGATGCGAGTGATATTGATGTTCTCTCCAAACTGATTTGGCATGCTGACGGGCCTAGCCGCGCGAAATTCTACGAAGAAGAGATAGAAAATAAGAGAGCTGATGTCAGAAAGAATATTTGGGTATATTGTGATGACGCCGGCAAGGTGCGGGGATACATATATGCAACGTTTTTCCCGGGCATTAAATCGGCGTCTATTTGGGAAATTGCAGTTTCCAAAAGAATGCAGGGGCGGCATATTGCAAAGGCGCTTATGTTTGTAGCTATGGAATACATGGAGAACGTTTTTTCAGCTACAAAATTCGATACTTGGCCGCTTGATGAGAGTAATAAAGTAATCACGCATCTGATCGAAGAATTTGGATTTAAATATGCTGGGCATGAAGGTCTGGACGGGCCGGCTTATTATAAAGCCGATTTTACCAGTTATATAGAGGCCAAATATGAGCAGGAATATAAAGAATTTGCGAGTGCTCCTGTTTTGCCCCAGGCAATTCGATCCATTATTCTTGCCAGAAGGTCAACTCGGCATTTTGATCAAGGCAAGATACCGGATAAAAGGACCATAAAAGTATTAGTGGATAATTCGGTGGCGACTTTGTCGCAGCGCTATGATATGGAGGATATTGAGGTATCTATATATGACGACCCAATTATTCGGCAAAGACTTGGCACCGAGATTAAAGGCTTGCGACAAGAAGGAGAATTAAAAAAAGATGTCCAGCCGCAGCCTAAAGATGCTCCTTTTTCTATCGTAGTTTCCGTAAGAGAAAATGCTCTAAAAGCCGATAGGGGCAAAACGCTATCCGTTGCTGGCATGCTCATTGAGACTATATTGTTGTCCGCTACATCTGCAGGAGTTGACTCGCTATGGATCAGCAGCTTCGATGAGTTAAAAGCAAAAGAGATATGCGGTGATATGTCTTCACCGTTCATACCGATTGCAATAATTCCTCTTGGATATAGGTCACAAGACCCGAGGCCTCCCAGGCGGCTGCCTGCCGAAATCAGGATAAAAAATGAAACATATTCTCACAGCTCAGGTTTTGATGAAGAAGCATTGCTGAGGGAGGCGAGAAAAGTAAATAAAATAAATGGTGCTGTTGCTGCGGCAGAGATTGGTAATAGCGGGAATGGTGAATTAACGGCTGTTTTATCGGATAATCCGGTATATCCTAAAGCAATAAATATATTATCTCACAGATATGGCAATGCGCCGCCACCGGAACTTTCAAACAATGGCATTGATAGTGCTTTAAAGGGAGCAATAGAGGCAGCGCAGTGGGCGCCGTCAGCACGGAATCTCCAATCTACGGATTTTATTATAATAAAAGAAAGGGATCGGATAAAAAATATTTGCAAGGCTCTTGCAATAGACCATTCCACCATAAAAGCTATGATGATACCTATAGGAAACATAGAAAGACTCAAGTTAATAGGTAAAACTAACTCGAATAATACGAGTACAGAGGCGCGTGCGAGAGAATTATTTATATATCTTGACGGAGGCGCCGCAACACAAAATATTCTATTTTCTCTTGTTTCAGCGGGATATTCGGCGGAATGGATATTTAAAAAAGATATAAGCGGCCATATATTTAAAGAACTCGGCATACCTGTGGATCTTCACGAATATTTAGGGGTTATTACTATTAAAGATGTAAATGTGGACAAAGGTACCACCCAGACCGGGCCGCTTCCTTTAGTTGATGAAAAAGGCGACGGCCATTTGCGTAAAGCGGGACCTGATGAAACACCGGAACGGGGCGACCTGGAGCCGGGTGGGCCCAGCCGCCATTTTCTGAAACAACCCCAACAACCTAAGAACGATGAGGTGGCTCCGGACACGGCCGTGCGTGTAATCTGTAGTGACGGATGGGACGAGGGTCAAACAGCAGAAGTGGCGGAATTTATGGTGGATGAGGGATTGATAGAAGTTGGAGATAAAAACGCTCCCAGAGAAAGTCTCGTCACGGCAGCGATGGCTCAACTGCATCCGGGCCTGCTGAATGCGCAGGAAAGAAGAGATACTGTTTTTGCTGCGCTTAAAGGAAATAAAGTCGCAGGTTGTGTTAAAACTTCTATGGATTTGGATCGCGAGGGAGAAGTTGTTGAAACTACACTCGTGGATTTGTATGTAGGTAAAGACTATAGGGGAGATGGGGTGGGGAAGGGATTAGTAGCCGCGGCGGAGGATCATTTACTTAAGAAAGGCATAACAGCATATATGGTTACTCCGGAGGATACCGACGAAGCGCAGAAATTTTGGAAGGCTCGCATTCCGGGAAGATCCCGATCTCTTGATAAAAACGGAAGACTGGTTACCAGTATGGTCCCACTGCGTTGGGGCATAAAATATAATATCAGTATCCCTGAAATTAAGATAGGGAATTTCGAAGTGCAATGGCCCGATATTAAAAGTACCATGGATGAAACAGGGCAATATATTACACCGGAGCAGGAAAGAATCGTTTTCCATGCCCTTCATGCGAAGAATCTTACTCTGGATCAAAGGAATGAGATCCGTTATTTTATCATTGAGAAATATAAGTGGCTGATCGATGTGGTCATCAAGAAGAAGATGCATATACACGGCAAGCAGGAAAAGAGAGATGCCCGCGAGGAGGGAGAGCTGGGCATATTGCGCGCTATAGTTACGTTTGATCCCAAAAGAGGCAATAGGTTTTCCAGCTACGCCAGCTTTTGGATACGCAGTGCGCTTCAGAGATCGCCTCTCCTGGAAGAAACAATCCATAAGCCCGCATATTTAGAAGAATTAATAAAGAGATATAAAGATGTGCGGAGAAAATTATGGCAAGAGTTGAGGCGCGATCCGACATTAAAGGAAATTGCGTCCAAACTAAGGGTGCCATTAAAAATAGCAAAGAAGATTCAGGCTGCTGCATCCAGGATGAAATCTCTCGATGTTTTTACGCGCAATCCAAAAGCAAGATTCGAGATGCGCAGAAATATTGTGCCGGCAAAAGAGGAAGATTTAAAGGATATTTCACCGGAAGATATTCCCGGCCTTTTAAGCTGCCTGGATTCCCGCGAAAGAGAGGTTATCGAAAAGCGTTATCGTGTGGGAGCGAAAAGAGATATTTCTTATACCCGGAAAGAGATCGGGCGTGCCTTAGGGGTGACAGAGGAGCGCGTCCGTCAGATTGAAATAAAAGCATTGTGGAAGATGCAGAAACAGGCAAAGGCGATGAGTCTGGTAGCGAATCCGGATAACAATGGAAATGGGAATAATGGAAATGAAAAACTCAGACCACGCATGACAAAAGACAAGGCGCCCTCTGATATGCCGCTGGGCGCAAGGTTCGCCGTCACTCCGGAAGATTGGCTTGGATCAAAGGACAAGCATAGCGCCACCCAACCGGAGAAATTGCATAGAGGCCCGCGGGCTGACCAGCCGCTCAACGGCATCGGCGCAGTCGGGCCGATAAAACCGGAAGACGAGAGTGCTGATGGGGTGACGCCAAAAGCAGCGGATACCATTTTACCCTCCGGGAGGGGAAATGGTCCACAAAATATGGCTGGAGTGTCCCAAGGTGACACGTCCCCGCGGTCAACGAAGATGCTGGAAATGGAAATTAATGGCAAACCTTACGCTATGGCAGCAATAACAAAGGGCCATAAGGCCAATTATATCGACTTGTTGGATGCGATAGCCGAAGAATTTGGTCATGAGACTGGCAGGCTGCTTCAACGGAATAGCACGATTAAGATAGTCAGGGGTGGGGAAGAATATTTTATGCAAAACACAGGAATAGACGGTAGAGTGCTTGGATATTTTTCATTACTGAAAGCAGGTGACTCTATAACTATAGTTAATGGAAAAAGAAGGGGGGTTCCCACTATTCACTTTTTGCGCAATATTGTCGATACAAAAGAGTTGACACAGAACATGATCGAAGGAATATTGTCCGCGCTCTTCTCGAACAAGGAAGTTACACTTGCTTTTAACAAAAAACTTAAAGGATTAGAGTCCGCCGAGTTAAGGGCGATGATGGCACAATTAAACAAATGGAAGGAAGCGACAGCACGAAAAAATCCTAAAATGAGGGAACTATTATCCAGGTTTAGAGCTTTTGAATATGATGACCTCAAAACAGAGCTCAACAAACGCGGCATAGATGCTAATGCCGAAAATAGCCTTATTTTCAATTATGCGCCAAAACCTGAAAATGAGCCGTTAGATAGCCCCGGCTCTGCCATACGGCCCGTATATATTATTGAACAGGAAGAAAGTTTCGCGGAAAATTATTATTATCCGTTATTGGAAATGGTGACTATTTCTGTGGCAAAAGAGTTGCTGCAGTGGAACGACGCAGAACTTCGCGCCGCATTGGCCGCATCAAATATCGATACGGAATTTTTCGGTATAGACCCGGTTATAGATGAAAAGACCGGCATTCTGATATTCAAGGTCCTGCCTAAGATGGAGCGATACGATAACAACAGCCGCATCGACCGCTACACACGCCTCCTGCAATTCATCCGCTCAGCCTAAAGTCCGGCTTGACTATGCGTACACATTATGGTACACTTGTGATGGAGGTGAACCATGGTAAGAACAATTACGACAAGGGAATTCAGGACGCATCTGGCAGACGTGCTTAATGATGTGGTGAAACGCTTTGACAGGTATGTAATATCGAAGCGCGGCAAGCCGGAAGCCATATTGATGTGCGTCGATGATTACGAAGGGTGGCTCGAGACTATAGAAATAATGTCTTCAAAAAAAGTGCTTAAGGATATTGAAGCCGCAAAAAGAGAGTTGCGCCAGGGCAAAGGTTATAGCTTTGACGAGGTATTTAGCAGGGTGCGCCATAATGCTAAAAGGCGACATTCGTGAGTCGGTATACTATAATAATAGCTCCGCGCGCTAAGAAAGAAATCGAGAGGCTTCAGCCGAATATTAAAGAGCGTATAGGTAACGCATTATTGTTATTGGCTGGAGATCCCTTTATAGGCAAAGCCCTTAAAGCGGATCTGGAAGGGCTCTATTCATATAGAGTAGGAGATTACAGGATAATTTATGACATTATCCGCCGTTCGCTTATTATTCAAGTTCTCAAGGTAATGCATCGTCGAGAAGTCTATCGCTGAAATTTTGCCTCGTAAAGTTTTGTATAGATCGAACCCTTTGGCGAGAGTTTGCTTTGGAAGAATATAACAGATGAAATTAGCTGTGTTTCAGCCGTAAGCTGTAGGCTGTAAGCTGTAAGCTTTTGTTTCAACGCATCTTTGTTCTTCGAAGAACGGACTCTTCCGATTGTTAAGTGCGCGGTGAAGGGGCGGGATTCTTTCTCGAAGCCTATCTTATATAGTTCTTCATCAATCTTTCCGGCAACTTCCACTGATTCTTTCGCGCCTTTATCAAGGCCCACCCATATTACGCGAGGATGATCTATTTTTGGGAATGCGCCGATGTTTTTAATATTTATCTCAAAGGGTCTTAAGGATCTGCCTATTTCGTCGAGGATGGACTTGATCTTTTCGCACTTTTCTTCCGTTATCTCTCCAAGGAACTTCAAGGTAAGATGGATATTGTCCTTTTCGACCCACTTTACATCGGCTCCGGAATATTTCAGGTGTGATTGTATTTGGGAGAGGGATGAGCGGATTTCTTCGGATAGCTCTATAGCTATGAATGCTCGCATATCAGATCCAATGCTGCTTCCGATGCCTGGAATTTAACATTCTGCCTCGACCCCTTGAAACGAAACTTTTTCACAACCTGTTTTTTATCCATTACCAAAGCTATATAAACCAAACCTACAGGCTTTGATCTTGTACCGCCTCCCGGCCCTGCAATACCAGTCACGCCAATGCCGATATCCGTGCCGGCCAAAAGACGCACGCCCCGGGCCATCTCGATCGCTACATCCTTAGAGACAGCATCGCATTTTTGAGATTGCCTGCCTGCCGGACAGGCAGGCTTCGCTCCCTTCGGTCGCTCGCAATGACGGAAAGAAACGCCGAGAAGGTTCTCCTTTATACCATTAGAATATGCAACCACACCGCACAAAAAGTAAGCGGAGCTTCCGGCTACATTTGTTATCCGGTCGGATATCAAACCGCCGGTGCAGGATTCGGCTATGGCGAGAGTCAGCTTCTTTTTTCGCAGGATTTTCCCGACATCAATTTCGGAACTCATGACGCTATTTTAAATTATTTTAAAAAAAATTGCAACAAAATTGGCACTTTTTACGTCTTATATAGTAGGGGGTGAAAACTAGGCGTTAGCCGTTAGTCGTCAGCTATCAGCTTTCAGTTAAATATGAAAGAACAAAAATTTAGAAAATTAGAAGTTTGGAAGAAAGCAATGGATTTTGTAGAAAATATTTATAAATTTACTAATAGTTTCCCTGTGTCTGAACTGTATGGACTGACAAGTCAATTGAGGAGGGCTGCAACCTCTTTAGCTCTTAATATAGCGGAGGGTAGTGGGTCTGGGTCAGATAATGAATTTAACAGGTTTCTTAATATGTCTCTGCGGTCATCTTATGAAGTTATGTGTGGGATTGAGATAGTGAAGAAGCTTGGCTATGTCAGCGGTGGAGAAGCGGACGATCTAAGTAAAAAATGTGATGAGATTTCCGCTATGATTGGCGGGTTAAAGAAAAAGCTGATGGCTGAGAGCCGATAGCCGAAAGCTTAAAATAGCTGAAAAACTCTTTACACGAGGGAGGTGATAAATGTATAATACATTGTTCCAAATAGTGTAATTATGACATATGATTCAATGGATATAATCGCAAAATAAAGGAGATTTTGAGATGGTAAAGGCTAAGGAAAAGGTAAAGGAAGAGGTAAGAACCGAGATCAGGGAGTATAAAAGCATTACGCAAGAACAGAAGTCGAAGGCGTTGGAGATGGCCCTGGACCACATAGAAAAGCAGTACGGCAAGGGCGCGATAATGAAGCTGGATCCAAATTTTAAGATCGACGTACCTGTTATACCGACCGGCTCTATAGCTATTGACCTGGCGCTCGGTGTGGGAGGGGTTCCGCGCGGCCGCGTAATAGAGATATTCGGGCCGGAATCGAGCGGCAAGACCACGTTAACCTTAAGTATAATCGCGAATGCCCAGAAGATGGGCGGGCAGGCCGCATTTATTGACGCGGAGCATGCTTTTGACGCTACTTATGCGAAAAAGATAGGCGTCAATTTGGACAATCTTCTGATGTCTCAGCCGGATACAGGTGAACAGGCCCTCGACATAGCGGAGACTCTCGTAAAGTCGAATGCTGTGGATGTGGTAGTCATAGATTCTGTCGCGGCGCTTACGCCGAGAGCCGAGATAGAAGGTGATATAGGTGATTCTCATGTAGGTTTGCAGGCGCGTTTGATGAGCCACGCTTTGAGAAAATTATCCGGTTCAATATCAAAGTCCAAGACCTGTGTAATATTCATAAACCAGATAAGGGAGAAGATAGGGGTTATGTTCGGTAACCCTGAGACCACACCGGGCGGAAGAGCCTTGAAGTTCTATTCTTCCGTCAGGATAGATCTAAGGCGCATCGCCTCGCTTAAAAAAGGCGAGGAAGCTGTCGGCAATCGCGTGAGAGCATCCATTGTGAAGAATAAAGTCGCGGCCCCCTTCAGAAAAGCCGAGTTTGATATAATGTTCGATGAAGGTATCTCAAAGGCCGGCAGCATACTCGATATGGCCGAAACTCTTGAGGTGACGAAGAAAAGCGGCGCATGGGTGCTTTACGGAGAAGATAAATTGGGCCAGGGCAAGGAAAATGCCAGGGTGTTCCTAAAAGAGAATCCGAAGGTTTTAGCGAAGATAGAGAAAGAGATACTCGAAAAGGCGTTGAAGTAAATTGGACGAAAAGATACTTGCCAGGGCCAAGAATAACGCTTATGCGCTATTGCGGCAGAGACCGCGCAGTGAATACGAAATACGTAGCCGCCTTAAGCTAAAGGGCTATGACAAGGATGTGATAGAAGATGTCGTCAGCCTTCTTAAGCGCATAGGCGATATAGACGACAATAAGTTCGCTCATATATGGATGGAGTCGCGCATGCGGATGAATCCTATGGGCGAAGTCGTCCTTAAGTATGAGTTGAAAGAAAAAGGCGTAAGCGATTCTATTATAGAAGCCACCTTAGCTCAAAGGCGCGAAAAGTATGATGAATACGAGGTGGCTTTTGACATGGCAAAAGAGCGGTTCGAGCGGTTTAAAAAGCTCGACAGACAGAAGGCCGCTAAGCGCGTATATGATTTTCTTGTGCGACGCGGTTTTAAGTACGATGTTATCAGAAGAATTATAGAAGATTTACGATGAATACAGACGATATACGAAGCTCATACCTGGAATTTTTTAAGTCCAAAGGTCACGAGATTGTATCAAGCGACTCTCTTGTGCCTAAGGATGACCCGACGCTTCTATTTACAGGCGCGGGCATGAACCAATTTAAAGAAAAGTTTTTAGGGCGTAATATTACCTATAAACGTGCCACATCATCGCAAAAGTGTTTAAGGACGGGCGATCTGGAGAATGTCGGCAGGACGAGCGGCCATCACACATTCTTTGAGATGCTGGGCAATTTTTCATTCGGGGACTATTTTAAGAAAGAGGCTATCCAGTGGGCGTGGGAATTTTTTACTAAAGTTTTGAAGATCAATCCCGAAAGATTGTGGGTATCGGTTTATAAAGATGACAATGAGGCGTATGGTATCTGGAAAAATGATATGGTGGTCCCGGCCGCGAAGATAATAAAGTTCGGTGAAAAAGAGAACTTCTGGCCATCCGAGGCTCCAAGCAAGGGGCCTAATGGTCCATGCGGGCCATGTTCTGAGATCTTTTATGATTATGGCAAAGGTGTCGGGTGCGGCGAAACCGGATGCAATCCCTCATGTGATTGCGGAAGGTTTATCGAGGTATGGAATCTTGTCTTTACGCAGTTTGACAGGCAGTCCGACGGCAGTTTAAAGCCGCTTCCGAATAAAAATATCGATACAGGCATGGGGCTGGAGAGGATAGCCTCGGTAATGCAGGGGGTAAAGACGAATTTCGAGATCGATATTTTCGTGCCGATAGTTGAGGCGATCAAGAAAGCGTCAAAGCGTCAAAGCGTCAAAATGTTATCTGTCAATGCCATTGCCGACCATATCCGCGCGGTTACATTTATGATAGCCGATGGCGTCATGCCTTCGAATGAAGAGCGCGGATATGTCGCGAGAAAACTGATACGACGGTCGATGACACACGCCAAAGACATAGGAATACATGAACCGTTTTTATATAAGTTAGTCAGCGTTGTGTCGGATGTTATGAAAGCGCAGTACCCGGAGATAAAGGAAAGACGTGACGATATAGCCCAAATAATAAAAAGGGAAGAAGAGAGTTTTCTCCTTGTGATTCAGACGCAGCTGCCGAAGGCTGAAGAGGTATTTGAAAAGATTTCGAAAGAAAAAACCGGACAGAATCTACCCGAGGCGGCGTT is part of the Candidatus Omnitrophota bacterium genome and harbors:
- the thpR gene encoding RNA 2',3'-cyclic phosphodiesterase, coding for MRAFIAIELSEEIRSSLSQIQSHLKYSGADVKWVEKDNIHLTLKFLGEITEEKCEKIKSILDEIGRSLRPFEINIKNIGAFPKIDHPRVIWVGLDKGAKESVEVAGKIDEELYKIGFEKESRPFTAHLTIGRVRSSKNKDALKQKLTAYSLQLTAETQLISSVIFFQSKLSPKGSIYTKLYEAKFQR
- a CDS encoding type II toxin-antitoxin system Phd/YefM family antitoxin, which produces MVRTITTREFRTHLADVLNDVVKRFDRYVISKRGKPEAILMCVDDYEGWLETIEIMSSKKVLKDIEAAKRELRQGKGYSFDEVFSRVRHNAKRRHS
- a CDS encoding four helix bundle protein, producing MKEQKFRKLEVWKKAMDFVENIYKFTNSFPVSELYGLTSQLRRAATSLALNIAEGSGSGSDNEFNRFLNMSLRSSYEVMCGIEIVKKLGYVSGGEADDLSKKCDEISAMIGGLKKKLMAESR
- a CDS encoding type II toxin-antitoxin system RelE/ParE family toxin; this translates as MSRYTIIIAPRAKKEIERLQPNIKERIGNALLLLAGDPFIGKALKADLEGLYSYRVGDYRIIYDIIRRSLIIQVLKVMHRREVYR
- a CDS encoding GNAT family N-acetyltransferase, whose amino-acid sequence is FKDLLPSVILHACTNNPKDPRAFLRNLIKAQAEISKEPEFKDLLPSAILHACTSNPKDPRTFLRNLIKTQDGAVARQNFASSPGETDAVGHLRKAGPDETPERGDLEPGGPSRRFLKQPQQPKNDEVAPKGPSPEAHTIKKTVYGKTYELPKRVYDNVRLARTEDASDIDVLSKLIWHADGPSRAKFYEEEIENKRADVRKNIWVYCDDAGKVRGYIYATFFPGIKSASIWEIAVSKRMQGRHIAKALMFVAMEYMENVFSATKFDTWPLDESNKVITHLIEEFGFKYAGHEGLDGPAYYKADFTSYIEAKYEQEYKEFASAPVLPQAIRSIILARRSTRHFDQGKIPDKRTIKVLVDNSVATLSQRYDMEDIEVSIYDDPIIRQRLGTEIKGLRQEGELKKDVQPQPKDAPFSIVVSVRENALKADRGKTLSVAGMLIETILLSATSAGVDSLWISSFDELKAKEICGDMSSPFIPIAIIPLGYRSQDPRPPRRLPAEIRIKNETYSHSSGFDEEALLREARKVNKINGAVAAAEIGNSGNGELTAVLSDNPVYPKAINILSHRYGNAPPPELSNNGIDSALKGAIEAAQWAPSARNLQSTDFIIIKERDRIKNICKALAIDHSTIKAMMIPIGNIERLKLIGKTNSNNTSTEARARELFIYLDGGAATQNILFSLVSAGYSAEWIFKKDISGHIFKELGIPVDLHEYLGVITIKDVNVDKGTTQTGPLPLVDEKGDGHLRKAGPDETPERGDLEPGGPSRHFLKQPQQPKNDEVAPDTAVRVICSDGWDEGQTAEVAEFMVDEGLIEVGDKNAPRESLVTAAMAQLHPGLLNAQERRDTVFAALKGNKVAGCVKTSMDLDREGEVVETTLVDLYVGKDYRGDGVGKGLVAAAEDHLLKKGITAYMVTPEDTDEAQKFWKARIPGRSRSLDKNGRLVTSMVPLRWGIKYNISIPEIKIGNFEVQWPDIKSTMDETGQYITPEQERIVFHALHAKNLTLDQRNEIRYFIIEKYKWLIDVVIKKKMHIHGKQEKRDAREEGELGILRAIVTFDPKRGNRFSSYASFWIRSALQRSPLLEETIHKPAYLEELIKRYKDVRRKLWQELRRDPTLKEIASKLRVPLKIAKKIQAAASRMKSLDVFTRNPKARFEMRRNIVPAKEEDLKDISPEDIPGLLSCLDSREREVIEKRYRVGAKRDISYTRKEIGRALGVTEERVRQIEIKALWKMQKQAKAMSLVANPDNNGNGNNGNEKLRPRMTKDKAPSDMPLGARFAVTPEDWLGSKDKHSATQPEKLHRGPRADQPLNGIGAVGPIKPEDESADGVTPKAADTILPSGRGNGPQNMAGVSQGDTSPRSTKMLEMEINGKPYAMAAITKGHKANYIDLLDAIAEEFGHETGRLLQRNSTIKIVRGGEEYFMQNTGIDGRVLGYFSLLKAGDSITIVNGKRRGVPTIHFLRNIVDTKELTQNMIEGILSALFSNKEVTLAFNKKLKGLESAELRAMMAQLNKWKEATARKNPKMRELLSRFRAFEYDDLKTELNKRGIDANAENSLIFNYAPKPENEPLDSPGSAIRPVYIIEQEESFAENYYYPLLEMVTISVAKELLQWNDAELRAALAASNIDTEFFGIDPVIDEKTGILIFKVLPKMERYDNNSRIDRYTRLLQFIRSA
- a CDS encoding CinA family protein, whose product is MSSEIDVGKILRKKKLTLAIAESCTGGLISDRITNVAGSSAYFLCGVVAYSNGIKENLLGVSFRHCERPKGAKPACPAGRQSQKCDAVSKDVAIEMARGVRLLAGTDIGIGVTGIAGPGGGTRSKPVGLVYIALVMDKKQVVKKFRFKGSRQNVKFQASEAALDLICEHS
- a CDS encoding regulatory protein RecX, which encodes MDEKILARAKNNAYALLRQRPRSEYEIRSRLKLKGYDKDVIEDVVSLLKRIGDIDDNKFAHIWMESRMRMNPMGEVVLKYELKEKGVSDSIIEATLAQRREKYDEYEVAFDMAKERFERFKKLDRQKAAKRVYDFLVRRGFKYDVIRRIIEDLR
- the recA gene encoding recombinase RecA — encoded protein: MVKAKEKVKEEVRTEIREYKSITQEQKSKALEMALDHIEKQYGKGAIMKLDPNFKIDVPVIPTGSIAIDLALGVGGVPRGRVIEIFGPESSGKTTLTLSIIANAQKMGGQAAFIDAEHAFDATYAKKIGVNLDNLLMSQPDTGEQALDIAETLVKSNAVDVVVIDSVAALTPRAEIEGDIGDSHVGLQARLMSHALRKLSGSISKSKTCVIFINQIREKIGVMFGNPETTPGGRALKFYSSVRIDLRRIASLKKGEEAVGNRVRASIVKNKVAAPFRKAEFDIMFDEGISKAGSILDMAETLEVTKKSGAWVLYGEDKLGQGKENARVFLKENPKVLAKIEKEILEKALK